In the genome of Daucus carota subsp. sativus chromosome 9, DH1 v3.0, whole genome shotgun sequence, the window ATAGTGATGAGGAATGAGCAGAATTTAAGGAGAATCCGAAAAAAGTTCAACATGATATGACCACTGGAGTTCTAACAGTGAGAGAAGCTGGTATGGAAGGTGCCCCTGTTGGTACACAGGTGGCTAGCGATGAGtctgaatttggtttttggGAGCTCAGATCTGACTACTCCTCCAGTGAGGATGAAAACTCAAAAATTGGGTACATAGGGCCTCCAAATCCTAAAAAGAGGAGGAGACGTAGGCCTGGATTTGGAGTTGGTGGTAAACAGGGTGACATTAACTGGCACGTGGGCATGAAATTTGCAAGCATGGGAGAATTTAGAGAAGCTGTTAGAGAATATGGGATTAAGGAGAGAAGGGGAGTTCAGTTTATTACTAGTGATGCAAGCAGATGTCAAGTGTGTTGTGAAACAGATTGTAGGTTTTATATATGGTGTAGCAAGGATAAAGATAGTGACAATTGTACAATCAAGACATTGTTCCCGGAACACAATTGCACAAAACCATACTCAAACAAGCTTGCAAGTGTGAAGTACCTAACAGAAGTGTTTGGAGATAGGATTAGAAAAAATCCTCAATGGAAAGTAAAGGAGATGGCTGAGGCAATTAAGAAGGAGCCTGAAATTGAGGTGTCTAGAATCAAGATATTAAGGGTTATAAAAGCTGCTCTTGAGGGTGTGCATGAGGCACTTAAAGAACATTACTCTAGACTAAGGGATTTTGGATATGAAATAATCAAgagtaataaaaacaatacagtGCAGATAAGAACAACAAGGTTGAATGAGACAGACGCAAACAAGTTCAAAAGGGTATATATCTTTTATGATGCAATGAAAAAAGGGTGGAAAGCTGGTTGTAGGCCTATCATTGGCTTGGATGGGTGTTTCTTGAAGACAGTGTGTGGTGGTCAACTACTGTCAGCAGTTGGAAGAGATGGGAACAATCAAATGTTCCCTATTTCATATGCTGTGGTTGAGAGTGAAAACTATGAAGTGATCAGCAGAAGGGCCTTGACAAAGCTTTAAATGAGGTGCTCCCAAAGGTGGAGCACAGATTCTGTAGCAGACACATATATAGCAACTTCAGAAAAAGGTATAAACTTCATAACTTATAATTACTACATTTCCTGTATATTTCTGCAAATCATTAATTTTACATCTTTGTATTTCAGGTTTCCATCTTTGGCTGTGAAGAGGGCATTCTGGACAGCAAGTTGTGCAAAATATCCTGTTGCATATGATAGAACTATGAAAGATCTTCAAAGATTGTCAAAGGCAGCCCATGATCAACTTTCAAAATTTGATCCCAAAGTATGAAGTAAAGCATATTTTGACACTCACTCTAAAGCTGATAATGTGGAGAACAACCTGAGTGAGTGCTTCAATGCTGTGGTATGCTTTAAGACATTTGTAAGTTGATATCTATCTTTTGCTAAGACAATGACATTATGGAATGCTATGTTTGATTTCAGTCCAGATTTTGTAAGCATTGTGTTAAGTCATGAATGTCATATATTGATTGAAAATTGCATTCATTACATCCATCTACCAGGTACATATATCATTCATTACTACTTAACCAACCAACCAACCTACCACTGCTACTTATTACATTACTTTAGAATCATAATTGCAAacacaaccacaacaacaaccaAACATAATTTCAACCGCCGCGCTagcaatttttttcaatttccagTGCAGCTCTTTCTTCCACCAACTTCAATCTTTCAGCCTTTAGTAATTTCCTCTTCTCACAACTTTGTTCGAGATCTTCTTCGACCAATTTTAGTTTCTCTTCCAAATACAATCTTCTGTGATTCAAATGAGTTACCACATCAAAAGCCCTCCCAGTAAAGGCTTCatcacaccactggaagaaatGGCATCCTTGCACATCCtgcaatatttttaaacaatctAATAATTAACAACGTACATGAGTATAAAATCTAACAAGCAGTCAAAAACTTACCTTAGCTACTGCACATGTGTAGAATCTTCTACCCGGATTTTTTAGTGTCCAAGAGGTACACAGCCTTGCTATCTTCCCGCAGAAACAATGCTTATGCTCCCAATTCTTCACAGACTCTATAGAAGTACTCCTACCATGGCTTCCATTTGATGTCATCTCCGATGAAGTATCCGTGTGTTactttaaaaattgatattcactTTAAGAACCCTAGAGAGATTGTGAGAAAGTGTGTATGTATGTTTTCTGTGTTTATATTGGGGTTATATAGTCAATTAGCCGTTGGAGTCCATGTCAGCAATAAAAAGAACGTTAGATGACACTGTGTCAAACTATTATGTGCCAGGTCAGGATTTTCGTTAGGCCATGATACAAATTTAACGGGCGCGTCATTACTGAGTACTAGAATGGTACAGATGAGACCTCGTTCAAATTGATGAAACAATTGATACATGGGGCTCACTTCCGTGACCAAAGTGATATTTAACCCAAATTGTATATCACTGGTTCTGGGCAGGTTCAGGTTAGTACTCTGACGTGTTAAATTTTCACGTCGAGTTcgaattgaattatatttttgactCATGTTTGTCATTACAACCCGAACCCTCAATACCCAAAATTGTTGAGATATGTACGTGtatcttaatattaaaattcattaactacataaataaatatctttttatttatattttcttcaatgtctatttatttttatttaaaattaattgactGTATTAATTATCTCACATGCTATTTACATGATAAATTTTATGCATCGaccatatttataattatatataggcaTATGGagatcacttttttttttagatCGTGGAGACCAATTATGttttgcaagtaaaatattgcataaaaacattgcaaaatgtatagtTTTGCAAACCATGTcgtacaaaatcattatttcatttaaaagttttaatatcATGTTTTACATgttaaacattacaaaatgttttattcCACCAATGATGAAATAGcggtatatatatattgtcttGATGAATTTCATTGaaaattcttttataaatttttaaatatataagttaattGTTGTTTAGAAACAATACAGTACTACTGTATAGATCATTTCCACAATCTCTCTTGTCGTAACCGTTTGGGGCTtacatcggttttcaccggtgaaaAACCCAAATCAGTTAATTACTTCGTTTCTTTtatagtttttgaataatactttTTCACGGGaaacttagatctaaaactatcggagatttcgctgtctcTCTTCCAAGTGTGTGGGTTTTCAGTTCGAGTTC includes:
- the LOC108201363 gene encoding uncharacterized protein LOC108201363: MESFVSLFVHHHGELIHAPIIEYKGGLVDVIHGFDTDLFSFKDLDEFAEKYGYSPTDLVYYKSKDEETEIGGNENEEDDDDGSDPDYSAETESEEFKENPKKVQHDMTTGVLTVREAGMEGAPVGTQVASDESEFGFWELRSDYSSSEDENSKIGYIGPPNPKKRRRRRPGFGVGGKQGDINWHVGMKFASMGEFREAVREYGIKERRGVQFITSDASRCQVCCETDCRFYIWCSKDKDSDNCTIKTLFPEHNCTKPYSNKLASVKYLTEVFGDRIRKNPQWKVKEMAEAIKKEPEIEVSRIKILRVIKAALEGVHEALKEHYSRLRDFGYEIIKSNKNNTVQIRTTRLNETDANKFKRVYIFYDAMKKGWKAGCRPIIGLDGCFLKTVCGGQLLSAVGRDGNNQMFPISYAVVESENYEVISRRALTKL
- the LOC108201364 gene encoding uncharacterized protein At4g04775-like; its protein translation is MTSNGSHGRSTSIESVKNWEHKHCFCGKIARLCTSWTLKNPGRRFYTCAVAKDVQGCHFFQWCDEAFTGRAFDVVTHLNHRRLYLEEKLKLVEEDLEQSCEKRKLLKAERLKLVEERAALEIEKNC